A single Lolium perenne isolate Kyuss_39 chromosome 6, Kyuss_2.0, whole genome shotgun sequence DNA region contains:
- the LOC127306518 gene encoding DNA polymerase alpha-associated DNA helicase A has translation MSGMSLDLLSCRFLFSSCAVKKPSSRRRVTFLAAAPSSPSTPSTPRSPGISSSRQRPVRAVPFIPSKGASRPVGSNGRTRRRRRSRTVEGEQEQGGCVPSVEEASIRVGTLYENGDPLGRKELGRCVVEWLRQGMQSMASKFASSELQGDMMDLGAAALTLDWGSAESQLGFVIQAQPYLSAIPMPKGLEALCFKACTHYPTLFDHFQRELRDVLQSYQNQGLVSDWRSTQAWKLLKEMANSTNHKAAVRRTTPRTRAVHSSIGISLKKVRLMQDRIEGFVRHMSDLLRVERDVELEFTQEELNATTMLENNSEPPKPVEYLVTHGQAQQEQCDTICNLNVVSSSTGLGGLHLVLFRIEGEHKLPPTTLSPGDMVCVRTCNSRGEGATSCMQGFLYNLGEDGCSITVALESRHGDPTFSRLFGRSVRIDRIQGLADALTYERNLEALMLLQTNGLQKSNASIAVVATLFGDSKDVMKMEQNCLIDWDESSLHDRRLSERYAFDDSQSRALSLGLNKKRPVLVIQGPPGTGKTVLLTELIVRAVGQGENVLVTAPSNVAVDNMVEKLSSTGLNIVRVGNPARISPSVASKSLAEIVNGRLGQFRKELERKRTDLRKDLRDCIVDDSLAAGIRQLLKQLGRDLEMKEKETIMEVLSDAQVVLSTNTGAADPLIRKTGSFDLVIIDEAGQGIEPSCWIPILQGKRCILAGDHCQLAPAILSRKALEGGLGKSMMERASLLHDGLLTTRLTVQHRMHDSIASWASKEMYQGLLQSSHSVASHLLADSPVVKDTWITRCPLLLLDTRMPYGILNMDCVENFDPAGTGSFYNDGEADIVTQHVLNLVHCGVCSSEIAVQSPYIAQVQLLREKLEEYPGLSGVEVSTIDSFQGREADAVVLSMVRSNPLGAVGFMGDSRLMNVAITRARRHVTVVCDTSTICHSTFLARLLRHIRRYGQVKHVAPGSLDGVSGLGFNQPSLPSIG, from the exons ATGAGCGGCATGTCTCTTGATCTCCTCTCGTGCAGGTTCTTGTTCTCTTCTTGCGCTGTAAAGAAGCCCTCGAGCAGGAGAAGGGTCACGTTTCTTGCTGCTGCTCCTTCGTCTCCGTCAACACCGTCGACCCCGCGGTCACCTGGCATCTCTTCGTCCAGGCAAAGGCCTGTACGGGCTGTGCCATTCATTCCCAGCAAAGGTGCGTCTCGACCTGTCGGTAGCAATGGCAGGactaggaggaggcggcggagcagGACGGTCGAGGGAGAGCAAGAACAAGGCGGGTGCGTGCCATCGGTGGAGGAGGCGTCCATAAGGGTGGGGACGCTGTATGAGAACGGTGATCCACTAGGGCGGAAGGAGCTCGGCCGGTGTGTGGTGGAGTGGCTAAGGCAGGGGATGCAGTCCATGGCATCAAAGTTCGCTTCGTCCGAGCTGCAGGGTGACATGATGGACCTCGGGGCGGCGGCATTGACTCTGGATTGGGGGTCGGCAGAAAGCCAGCTTGGGTTTGTGATCCAGGCACAGCCTTATCTCTCAGCCATCCCCATGCCCAAGGGTCTGGAGGCACTCTGCTTCAAGGCCTGCACACACTACCCCACCCTGTTCGACCATTTCCAGCGTGAGCTCCGTGATGTCCTCCAGAGTTACCAGAACCAGGGGCTCGTCTCTGACTGGCGTTCCACGCAAGCATGGAAGCTGTTGAAGGAAATGGCCAATTCTACGAATCATAAGGCGGCTGTGCGCAGAACCACGCCACGGACTAGAGCTGTGCACAGTAGCATTGGCATAAGCCTCAAGAAGGTGAGACTGATGCAGGATAGGATTGAAGGCTTTGTGAGGCACATGTCAGACCTGCTGCGAGTTGAGCGAGATGTGGAGCTAGAGTTTACACAGGAGGAGCTGAATGCTACCACTATGCTCGAGAACAATTCCGAGCCACCCAAGCCAGTTGAGTACTTGGTGACCCATGGGCAGGCTCAGCAGGAGCAGTGTGACACCATTTGCAACTTGAATGTAGTCAGCAGCTCAACTG GGTTGGGAGGCCTACATTTGGTTCTATTCAGAATTGAAGGTGAACACAAGCTGCCTCCAACCACACTGTCACCTGGggacatggtttgtgtaagaacatGTAATAGCCGTGGTGAAGGAGCCACTTCTTGCATGCAAGGTTTTCTTTATAATCTCGGGGAGGATGGTTGCAGCATAACTGTGGCTCTGGAATCTCGGCATGGTGATCCAACCTTCTCCAGGTTATTTGGGAGAAGTGTGCGCATTGACCGGATACAGGGATTGGCTGATGCACTTACTTACGAG AGGAATCTTGAAGCATTGATGCTTCTTCAGACGAACGGTTTGCAGAAAAGTAATGCTTCCATTGCTGTTGTAGCTACTCTGTTTGGTGACAGCAAAGACGTGATGAAGATGGAACAGAATTGCCTGATTGATTGGGACGAATCGAGTCTTCATGATCGAAGACTATCAGAGAGGTATGCATTTGATGACTCCCAGTCAAGAGCTCTCTCATTAGGCTTGAACAAGAAGAGGCCTGTTCTAGTTATCCAGGGGCCTCCTGGCACAGGCAAGACAGTCCTGCTCACAGAACTTATTGTACGTGCTGTCGGACAGGGTGAGAATGTCCTTGTGACAGCTCCAAGCAATGTGGCAGTCGATAACATGGTTGAAAAGTTGTCAAGTACTGGCTTAAACATTGTGCGAGTTGGAAACCCTGCTCGGATATCACCATCTGTTGCTTCGAAGTCCTTGGCAGAGATTGTGAATGGAAGGCTTGGTCAGTTTAGGAAGGAGCTTGAGAGAAAGAGAACTGACTTAAGAAAGGATTTGAGGGACTGTATAGTGGATGATTCTTTAGCAGCAGGCATTCGTCAACTGCTGAAACAACTTGGGAGGGATCTGGAAATGAAAGAAAAAGAAACGATCATGGAAGTGCTATCTGATGCACAGGTTGTGCTTTCTACTAACACAGGGGCAGCAGATCCGCTTATCAGGAAAACTGGTTCCTTTGACTTGGTAATAATAGATGAAGCAGGTCAGGGAATTGAGCCTTCTTGCTGGATTCCGATACTGCAGGGGAAGCGTTGTATTCTTGCTGGTGATCATTGCCAACTTGCACCTGCGATTCTGTCAAGGAAGGCCCTCGAAGGCGGGCTTGGTAAATCTATGATGGAAAGGGCTTCATTGTTGCATGATGGATTACTTACTACAAGACTGACAGTCCAGCATAGAATGCATGATTCAATAGCTAGTTGGGCATCTAAAGAGATGTATCAGGGGTTGCTCCAGTCGTCTCACTCTGTTGCTTCACATCTACTTGCCGACTCTCCAGTTGTGAAG GATACATGGATAACACGGTGTCCACTGCTTTTACTTGATACCCGAATGCCATATGGAATTCTGAACATGGATTGTGTGGAGAATTTTGACCCTGCTGGCACAGGCTCATTTTATAATGATGGAGAAGCAGATATAGTTACACAACATGTTCTCAATCTTGTTCATTGTG GAGTATGTTCAAGTGAAATAGCTGTTCAGTCACCCTACATTGCTCAAGTGCAGTTACTCAGGGAGAAGTTAGAAGAATATCCAGGGCTTTCTGGGGTTGAGGTTTCAACCATAGATAGCTTCCAGGGGAGGGAGGCTGATGCAGTGGTCCTATCAATG GTTCGATCAAACCCTCTAGGAGCTGTAGGGTTCATGGGTGACAGCAGGCTCATGAATGTGGCTATAACAAGGGCACGTCGGCATGTCACTGTGGTATGCGACACCTCGACCATTTGCCACAGCACCTTCTTAGCCCGTCTCCTCCGTCATATCAGGCGGTATGGACAAGTAAAACATGTTGCACCTGGTTCCTTAGATGGGGTTTCTGGCCTCGGGTTCAATCAACCATCCCTCCCTTCCATCGGTTAG